In Ostrea edulis chromosome 4, xbOstEdul1.1, whole genome shotgun sequence, a single window of DNA contains:
- the LOC125671788 gene encoding uncharacterized protein LOC125671788 isoform X2: MSHRSSKTTNSFQASKPRRSSTGKSSFDQEKKLYYSFLGISTPFPPRSREQQNRDKTGGSLDFTLPSLASSSKKASISKSTFLQETDILRKQSQETKKLLTELDKDVSSSQSTEVAGETTITELPERTPEPEILHAFPELRIGISSKPDRMRRHSSYEPRYCWCTRCQIMYRMYKENDNRLEGWGNYPCFHL, from the exons CAAGCCTCTAAACCACGCAGAAGTTCAACAGGAAAGAGTTCATTTGACCAGGAAAAAAAGCTATATTATAGTTTTCTCGGTATCTCCACCCCTTTCCCACCTAGAAGCCGAGAACAACAAA ATAGAGATAAGACTGGGGGAAGTCTTGACTTCACATTGCCTTCTCTCGCCTCTTCCAGTAAAAAGGCGTCAATATCCAAATCCACTTTTCTTCAAGAAACGGACATTCTGCGAAAACAGTCACAAGAAACAAAGAAATTGTTAACGGAGCTAGACAAAGATGTCTCGTCATCACAATCAACAGAAGTTGCAGGGGAAACAACTATCACTGAACTCCCAGAAAGGACACCAGAACCTGAAATATTACATGCTTTCCCGGAGTTACGCATTGGTATATCCTCCAAACCTGATCGCATGCGTCGACATTCCTCATATGAACCTCGTTACTGCTGGTGTACACGATGTCAAATTATGTATCGGATGTATAAAGAGAACGATAATAGATTAGAAGGATGGGGAAATTACCCGTGTTTTCATTTGTAA
- the LOC125671784 gene encoding transmembrane protein 178B-like, translating into MRQSTCGTVMLVCATILGPITIVFLAVSFATDHWLEFKVARDKFTGSNDLDRVAHTRYRGIFRECYPGNDTAFLLTAENVVDNYCFNIDYEVPESSTATLSTEFLARIHLSRCFLAFYVVALVVFLLAFIFGLVVCCWRRSKWAYIAGLCAYIAAFATAAAIAFFHGAEYLERNKIEDSTLFYSKWSASLQNATTRSYGWSYILGWVGMIMAALSATFYSVAGCYIGGERYDDKEYLDKRREIMETQMGADYYYGRPYPQPAMMGPYVYDMDSRRPLPAIGYGDPYTVSWS; encoded by the exons ATGAGACAAAGTACCTGTGGGACGGTGATGCTGGTGTGTGCCACAATTTTGGGGCCCATCACTATCGTCTTCCTGGCTGTTTCGTTTGCTACCGATCACTGGCTGGAGTTTAAGGTGGCCCGTGACAAATTTACCGGTTCCAACGATCTGGACAGAGTCGCTCACACCCGATACAGGGGGATATTCCGGGAATGTTACCCAGGAAACGACACAGCAT TTTTGCTGACGGCTGAGAATGTGGTGGATAACTACTGTTTTAACATTGACTACGAAGTCCCGGAGTCCTCAACGGCTACACTAAGTACCGAATTTCTGGCCAGAATAC ACTTATCTCGATGTTTCCTGGCTTTCTACGTGGTGGCGCTAGTCGTCTTCCTGTTGGCCTTTATATTCGGTCTGGTCGTCTGCTGCTGGAGAAGATCTAAATGGGCGTACATCGCTGGTCTGTGTGCTTACATTGCAG CATTTGCAACAGCGGCTGCCATAGCGTTCTTTCACGGAGCTGAATATcttgaaagaaataaaatcgaGGACAGTACTCTGTTCTATTCCAAATGGTCTGCA agtcTTCAAAACGCTACAACTCGCTCCTACGGCTGGTCCTACATCCTTGGATGGGTTGGCATGATCATGGCTGCGCTCTCTGCTACGTTTTACTCTGTTGCTGGATGTTACATTGGAGGCGAGCGTTATGATGATAAAGAATATCTGGACAAGAGGCGGGAAATCATGGAAACTCAAATGGGAGCAGACTACTACTATGGTAGACCCTATCCTCAACCTGCCATGATGGGCCCCTACGTTTATGACATGGATTCTAGACGCCCCCTACCGGCCATTGGATATGGTGATCCGTACACAGTTTCATGGAGCTAA